In one Fundidesulfovibrio magnetotacticus genomic region, the following are encoded:
- a CDS encoding Gfo/Idh/MocA family protein: MSLPATAAVLGLGSIGMRHLNNLRALGIERLVAYDPDPSRREAAAAAGANFHTDLEDALAQGPQAALVTGPSNVHVPLALAAARAGCALFIEKPLSHSMEGLDELQAELTSRGLAAMVGCNMRFHPGPATVKRLLDEGAAGRPLHARVATASYLPSWRPASDYRRSYSADPVQGGAVLDCIHELDLALWYLGPARLRASAVLPGTSIGIEADGLAELLLAHSCGALSSVHLSFIERDYHRACRVACEEGTISWDFGQPRVLLHGPDGRLARELPLDPAWSVNDMYLDEMRHFLGCLETGEAPANPLAEARDCLAIALEARAGGPS, from the coding sequence ATGAGCCTTCCCGCCACGGCCGCCGTGCTGGGCCTGGGGTCCATCGGCATGCGCCACCTGAACAACCTGCGCGCCCTGGGCATCGAACGTCTCGTGGCCTACGACCCGGATCCCAGCCGCCGGGAGGCCGCCGCGGCCGCCGGTGCGAACTTCCACACGGACCTGGAAGATGCCCTTGCCCAAGGGCCCCAGGCGGCCCTGGTCACCGGCCCCAGCAACGTCCACGTTCCCCTGGCGCTTGCCGCAGCGCGTGCCGGGTGCGCCCTCTTCATCGAGAAGCCCCTCTCCCACTCCATGGAAGGGCTGGACGAACTCCAGGCCGAGCTTACATCGCGCGGGCTCGCGGCCATGGTGGGCTGCAACATGCGCTTCCACCCCGGACCAGCCACCGTGAAGCGGCTCCTAGACGAAGGCGCGGCGGGGCGGCCCCTGCACGCGCGGGTGGCCACGGCGTCCTACCTGCCCTCCTGGCGGCCCGCCTCGGACTACCGCCGCTCCTACAGCGCCGATCCGGTCCAGGGCGGCGCGGTGCTCGACTGCATCCACGAACTCGACCTCGCACTTTGGTATCTGGGCCCCGCCCGCCTCAGGGCCTCGGCCGTGCTGCCCGGGACGTCCATCGGCATCGAGGCCGACGGTCTGGCCGAGCTGCTGCTCGCTCACAGCTGCGGCGCGCTCTCCAGCGTCCACCTGAGCTTCATCGAACGCGACTACCACCGCGCCTGCCGCGTGGCCTGCGAGGAGGGCACCATCAGCTGGGACTTCGGCCAGCCCAGGGTGCTCCTGCACGGCCCCGACGGGCGCCTCGCCCGGGAGCTGCCCCTGGATCCCGCCTGGAGCGTCAACGACATGTATCTCGACGAGATGCGCCACTTCTTGGGCTGCCTGGAGACGGGCGAAGCGCCCGCCAACCCCCTGGCCGAGGCCCGGGATTGCCTCGCGATCGCGCTCGAAGCCCGCGCGGGAGGCCCCTCGTGA
- the pseI gene encoding pseudaminic acid synthase, whose product MGSNAPVWLVAEMSANHGGDFARAVRILEAAARAGADAVKLQTYTADTLTIACDNDYFRIKGTLWEGRTLHDLYREAAMPMEWTPGLIQAGRDLGVAVFSTPFDPSAVDYLESLDVPAHKVASFEIVDIPLLRKIGATGKPVIMSTGMATPEEIDEAVETLRASGCRDLALLKCTSAYPSPPEAMNLRAIPLLAQRYGVPAGLSDHTLGTAAAVAAVALGACIIEKHFTLARADGGPDSAFSLEPHEFAAMVRDVQEAHAALGRPVLEPCEKELASRVFRRSLFVVRDVARGEPFTPDNVRSIRPGHGMHPRHLDEVLGRRAAKDIPRGTPLAPEHIEGDRS is encoded by the coding sequence TTGGGCTCGAACGCCCCCGTCTGGCTCGTCGCCGAAATGAGCGCCAACCACGGGGGCGACTTCGCCCGCGCCGTGAGGATCCTCGAAGCCGCCGCCCGCGCCGGGGCCGACGCCGTGAAGCTCCAGACCTACACGGCCGACACCCTGACCATCGCCTGCGACAACGACTATTTCCGCATCAAGGGCACCCTCTGGGAAGGGCGCACCCTCCACGACCTCTACCGCGAGGCCGCCATGCCCATGGAGTGGACGCCGGGCCTCATCCAGGCAGGCAGGGACCTGGGCGTGGCCGTGTTCTCCACGCCTTTCGACCCCTCCGCCGTGGACTACCTGGAATCCCTGGACGTTCCGGCCCACAAGGTGGCCTCCTTCGAGATCGTGGACATCCCCCTGCTGCGCAAGATCGGAGCCACGGGCAAGCCCGTGATCATGTCCACGGGCATGGCCACCCCGGAGGAGATCGACGAGGCCGTGGAGACCCTCAGGGCCTCCGGCTGCCGCGATCTGGCCCTGCTCAAGTGCACCAGCGCCTACCCGAGCCCCCCCGAGGCCATGAACCTGCGCGCCATCCCCCTGCTGGCGCAGCGCTACGGCGTGCCCGCCGGGCTCTCGGACCACACCCTGGGCACGGCGGCGGCCGTGGCGGCCGTGGCCCTGGGGGCCTGCATCATCGAGAAGCACTTCACCCTGGCCCGCGCCGACGGCGGCCCCGATTCCGCCTTCTCCCTGGAGCCCCACGAGTTCGCCGCCATGGTCCGCGACGTCCAAGAGGCCCACGCCGCCCTGGGTCGCCCCGTCCTGGAGCCCTGCGAGAAGGAACTGGCCAGCCGCGTCTTCCGCCGCTCCCTCTTCGTGGTGCGGGACGTGGCCCGGGGCGAGCCCTTCACCCCGGACAACGTGCGCTCCATCCGGCCGGGACACGGCATGCACCCCCGCCACCTTGACGAGGTGCTGGGACGCAGGGCCGCAAAGGATATCCCCAGAGGCACGCCCCTCGCGCCCGAACACATTGAGGGCGACCGCTCATGA
- the pseG gene encoding UDP-2,4-diacetamido-2,4,6-trideoxy-beta-L-altropyranose hydrolase, translating to MPFSPAAPESAPGWLVIRADAGPDIGIGHVMRCLALAQAWMRGGGRALLAGWVTLPALVQRLEREGVVLSVPDSDDPDGIGSLLRAFEPLSSDPGAHWIVLDGYGFNPEHHAALRRDGRRLLVLDDQAHLPRYHADAILNQNIGAQHLAYDADPGAIVLTGPAYALLREELRAPSAQRPGEPDQVRRVLVTMGGADPDNTAEAVLRVLSQAGGGLEDVVVVAGPANPHLENLRQAVSCAPFPARLEVSPPDMAPLLAGTDLALSAAGSTAYELCLLGVPMALAVLAPNQRGVARGLEAAGAAVLLGETPLDEASAANALAALLRSRQVRQGLSRAGQRLVDGQGADRVVERLLSLSAETLRLRPASQADSALLLAWRNDPETIRASLQDRPVSLAEHNAWFAKSLADPSLRLYVAELEGRPAGTVRLNSDASGHVLSWTVAPSMRGQGVGKAMVRLAVQHAPRAVRAEIRQGNIASVRIALHAGLSLHSTSQGIHLYTGPGKEPAS from the coding sequence ATGCCCTTTAGTCCCGCCGCGCCGGAGTCCGCTCCCGGCTGGCTGGTCATCCGCGCCGACGCCGGGCCGGACATCGGCATCGGCCACGTGATGCGCTGCCTGGCCCTGGCCCAGGCCTGGATGCGCGGAGGGGGGCGCGCGCTCCTGGCGGGATGGGTGACGCTTCCGGCCCTGGTTCAGCGTCTTGAGCGAGAAGGCGTGGTCCTGAGCGTCCCCGACTCTGACGACCCCGACGGCATCGGCTCCCTCCTGCGGGCCTTCGAGCCCCTCAGTTCCGACCCCGGGGCGCACTGGATCGTCCTGGACGGCTACGGCTTCAATCCAGAACACCATGCCGCCCTGCGCCGCGACGGACGCCGGCTCTTGGTGCTTGACGATCAGGCCCACCTGCCGCGCTACCACGCCGACGCCATTCTGAACCAGAACATCGGCGCGCAACACCTCGCATACGACGCGGACCCCGGCGCGATCGTCCTGACCGGCCCTGCCTACGCCCTGCTGCGTGAGGAACTGCGCGCCCCCTCCGCCCAACGCCCCGGCGAACCCGACCAGGTCCGCCGCGTGCTCGTCACCATGGGCGGCGCGGACCCGGACAACACGGCTGAAGCCGTTCTGCGCGTCCTCTCGCAAGCCGGAGGCGGGCTGGAGGATGTGGTGGTGGTTGCGGGACCGGCCAACCCACACCTGGAGAACCTGCGCCAGGCCGTGTCCTGCGCGCCCTTTCCCGCCCGCCTGGAGGTGTCTCCGCCGGATATGGCCCCACTCCTGGCCGGAACCGATCTGGCCCTCAGCGCCGCCGGGAGCACCGCCTACGAACTCTGCCTCCTGGGAGTGCCCATGGCCCTGGCCGTGCTCGCGCCCAACCAGCGCGGCGTCGCCCGGGGGCTCGAAGCAGCCGGAGCCGCCGTCCTGCTTGGAGAAACGCCCCTGGACGAAGCAAGCGCGGCAAACGCTCTGGCAGCCCTTCTCCGTTCTAGACAGGTCAGACAGGGGCTCTCCCGGGCGGGGCAACGCCTTGTGGACGGCCAGGGTGCGGACCGCGTTGTCGAGCGTCTGCTCTCTCTGTCCGCCGAAACCCTGCGTCTGCGCCCGGCTTCCCAGGCCGACTCCGCCCTTCTCTTGGCCTGGCGCAACGACCCGGAGACTATCCGCGCAAGCCTGCAGGACCGGCCCGTGTCGCTGGCCGAACACAACGCCTGGTTCGCCAAGTCCCTGGCGGACCCTTCCTTGCGGCTCTACGTGGCCGAACTCGAAGGCCGCCCGGCCGGGACCGTACGCCTCAACAGCGACGCCTCGGGCCATGTGCTTTCCTGGACCGTCGCCCCCTCCATGCGTGGGCAGGGCGTGGGCAAGGCCATGGTCCGCCTCGCCGTCCAGCACGCTCCAAGAGCCGTCCGCGCCGAGATCAGGCAAGGCAACATCGCCTCGGTACGCATCGCTTTGCACGCTGGTCTCTCGCTGCACTCGACGAGTCAGGGCATCCACCTGTATACAGGTCCCGGAAAGGAGCCCGCATCATGA
- the pseC gene encoding UDP-4-amino-4,6-dideoxy-N-acetyl-beta-L-altrosamine transaminase has product MIPYGRQSIDEDDIRAVAEVLRSDWLTTGPAVDAFEAAVAAFAGAAHGVALSSGTAALHAMMHVAGIGPGDEVVVPAMTFAATANAVCYLGGTPVFADVDPRTLLLDPADVERKLTPRTKAVVAVDYAGQPCDYEALAALCRQRGVALFADACHALGATQDGRPLGALPPAMTALSFHPVKHIATGEGGMVLTSDEQTARLLRRFRNHGIDTDARQREATGAWHYNMVELGFNYRISDIQCALGLSQLRRLPDFLARRRAIARFYAQALRGIPVAEPLAQRPGAEHAWHLYVVRLAEGIDRRAVFTALREQGIGVNVHYIPVHLHPYYRERFGHGPGLCPEAEAAYESILTLPMHQGLTDEQAARVMEALAHAL; this is encoded by the coding sequence ATGATCCCCTACGGCCGACAGTCCATCGACGAGGACGACATCCGGGCCGTGGCCGAGGTCCTGCGCTCGGACTGGCTCACCACCGGCCCGGCCGTGGACGCCTTCGAGGCCGCCGTGGCCGCTTTCGCCGGAGCGGCCCACGGCGTGGCCCTCTCCAGCGGCACGGCCGCCCTGCACGCCATGATGCACGTGGCGGGCATCGGCCCCGGAGACGAGGTGGTCGTCCCGGCCATGACCTTCGCCGCCACGGCCAACGCCGTGTGCTACCTGGGCGGCACGCCCGTGTTCGCCGACGTGGACCCGCGCACCCTGCTGCTGGACCCCGCCGACGTGGAGCGCAAGCTCACGCCCCGGACCAAGGCCGTGGTGGCCGTGGACTACGCGGGCCAACCCTGCGACTACGAGGCGCTGGCGGCCCTCTGCCGCCAGCGGGGCGTGGCGCTCTTCGCCGACGCCTGCCACGCCCTGGGGGCCACCCAGGACGGCAGGCCCCTCGGCGCGCTGCCTCCCGCCATGACCGCCCTGAGCTTCCACCCCGTGAAGCACATCGCCACGGGCGAAGGCGGCATGGTGCTCACATCCGACGAGCAGACCGCGCGCCTGCTGCGGCGCTTCCGCAACCACGGCATCGACACCGACGCCCGGCAGCGGGAAGCGACCGGAGCCTGGCACTACAACATGGTGGAGCTGGGCTTCAACTACCGCATCTCGGACATCCAATGCGCCCTGGGCCTCTCCCAGTTGCGCAGGCTCCCGGACTTCCTGGCCAGGCGCCGCGCGATAGCCCGGTTCTACGCCCAGGCCCTGCGGGGCATCCCCGTGGCCGAGCCCCTGGCCCAGCGCCCCGGCGCGGAGCACGCCTGGCACCTCTACGTGGTGCGCCTGGCGGAGGGCATCGACCGCCGCGCCGTGTTCACGGCCCTGCGCGAACAGGGCATCGGCGTGAACGTCCACTACATCCCCGTGCACCTGCACCCCTACTACCGCGAGCGCTTCGGGCACGGCCCCGGGCTGTGCCCAGAGGCCGAGGCCGCCTACGAGTCCATCCTCACCCTGCCCATGCACCAGGGCCTGACCGACGAACAGGCCGCACGGGTGATGGAAGCCCTGGCCCATGCCCTTTAG
- the pseB gene encoding UDP-N-acetylglucosamine 4,6-dehydratase (inverting) produces MLNDKTILITGGTGSFGHKCTEVILSRFQPRKLIIFSRDEFKQYEMAQKFPTAKYPCMRYFIGDVRDKERLYRAFQGVDYVIHGAALKQVPTAEYNPTEVIKTNIYGAENIINVAADRGVKNVLALSTDKAANPVNLYGATKLCSDKLFVAANAFIANDTTRYSVVRYGNVLGSRGSVIPFFLQQKPTGVLPVTDPRMTRFWITLEQGVDFVLKCLDRMLGGEVFVPKLPSMNIMDLARAICPECETPIVGIRPGEKIHEVMVPLADARNTLEFKNHYIILPDHDDITPRFDESPGERVPEDFEYSSGTNPWLLTVDELRDFLNGQ; encoded by the coding sequence ATGCTCAACGACAAGACCATCCTCATCACCGGCGGAACCGGCTCTTTCGGGCACAAGTGCACCGAAGTCATCCTTTCCCGCTTCCAGCCGCGCAAGCTCATCATCTTCAGCCGCGACGAATTCAAGCAGTACGAGATGGCGCAGAAGTTCCCCACCGCGAAATATCCCTGCATGCGCTACTTCATCGGAGACGTGCGCGACAAGGAGCGCCTCTACCGCGCCTTCCAGGGCGTGGATTACGTCATCCACGGCGCGGCGCTCAAGCAGGTGCCCACGGCGGAATACAACCCCACCGAGGTCATCAAGACCAACATCTACGGCGCTGAAAACATCATCAACGTCGCCGCCGATCGGGGTGTGAAGAACGTGCTGGCCCTCAGCACGGACAAGGCCGCCAACCCCGTGAACCTCTACGGGGCCACCAAGCTCTGCTCCGACAAGCTCTTCGTGGCCGCCAACGCCTTCATCGCCAACGACACCACCCGCTACAGCGTGGTGCGCTACGGCAACGTGCTGGGCAGCCGCGGCTCCGTGATCCCCTTCTTCCTGCAGCAGAAGCCCACCGGCGTGCTCCCCGTCACCGACCCGCGCATGACCCGCTTCTGGATCACCCTGGAACAGGGCGTGGATTTCGTGCTCAAGTGCCTGGACCGCATGCTCGGCGGCGAAGTCTTCGTGCCCAAGCTGCCCAGCATGAACATCATGGACCTGGCCCGGGCCATCTGCCCCGAGTGCGAGACCCCCATCGTGGGCATCCGCCCGGGCGAGAAGATCCACGAGGTCATGGTCCCCCTTGCCGACGCCCGCAACACCCTGGAATTCAAGAACCACTACATCATCCTGCCCGACCACGACGACATCACGCCCCGTTTCGACGAATCACCCGGCGAGCGCGTGCCCGAGGACTTCGAATACAGCTCCGGCACCAACCCCTGGCTGCTCACCGTGGACGAACTGCGCGACTTCCTGAACGGGCAATGA
- a CDS encoding glycosyltransferase family 2 protein yields MRVSIIIPAYNEAENIGGVVSRILSLEALRGYEVVVVDDGSADDTARAAEAAGARVVRHPYNLGNGASVKSGAAAANGDVFVFMDADGQHLPEDIPKLLEHVGDYDMVVGARTSESDVSRFRAFGNRVLIATAQFLVGRKIDDLTSGFRAVKRAAFEDFAHLFPQGYSYPTTITMALFSAGRFVKYVPLPTIRRRQGGASNIQPVRDGLRFLFIMLRMIMLFNPFKVFLPLAGLFLTLGLLNGLHDAWALQKITASSMLSLILGFFLLFFGIMTDQIARTRRELHAILRKMR; encoded by the coding sequence ATGCGGGTATCCATCATCATACCGGCCTACAACGAGGCCGAGAACATCGGGGGAGTGGTCTCGCGGATCCTGTCCCTGGAGGCCCTGCGGGGCTACGAGGTCGTGGTCGTGGACGACGGTTCCGCCGACGACACGGCCCGCGCGGCCGAGGCCGCCGGGGCGCGCGTGGTGCGCCACCCCTACAACCTGGGCAACGGCGCCAGCGTGAAGTCCGGCGCGGCCGCCGCCAACGGCGACGTGTTCGTGTTCATGGACGCCGACGGCCAGCACCTGCCCGAGGACATCCCCAAGCTCCTGGAGCACGTGGGCGACTACGACATGGTGGTGGGCGCGCGCACCAGCGAGTCGGACGTGTCGCGCTTCCGGGCCTTCGGCAACCGCGTGCTCATCGCCACGGCGCAGTTTCTCGTGGGGCGCAAGATCGACGACCTCACCAGCGGCTTCCGCGCCGTGAAACGCGCGGCCTTCGAGGACTTCGCGCACCTTTTCCCCCAGGGATATTCCTACCCCACCACCATCACCATGGCCCTGTTCTCGGCCGGGCGCTTCGTGAAGTACGTGCCCCTGCCCACCATCCGCCGCCGCCAGGGGGGAGCGTCCAACATCCAGCCCGTGCGCGACGGCCTGCGTTTTCTTTTCATCATGCTGCGCATGATCATGCTCTTCAATCCCTTCAAGGTGTTCCTGCCCCTGGCCGGACTCTTCCTGACCCTGGGCCTGTTGAACGGACTGCACGACGCCTGGGCGCTCCAGAAGATCACGGCGTCAAGCATGCTCTCGCTGATCCTGGGCTTTTTCCTGCTCTTTTTCGGCATCATGACCGACCAGATCGCGCGGACCAGAAGGGAACTGCACGCCATCCTGCGCAAGATGCGCTGA
- a CDS encoding B12-binding domain-containing radical SAM protein, giving the protein MADARRLRALVLNPMTQAAKNVVRDVLYGCWCAGKRIGGASVPPFPLIQLATILRQDGRDAVFLDAQAEQKGPETVAALVRDFDVVLCSTSTMSFTEDAAYLSRLKAANPALTTVVFGSHPTFMPHYALAAPGVDYIIRREPEFAARDLCRALAGEGDPAAVPGTGHRDASGQPVVNEDYPFIEDLDALPYPDVDFLPPGIHYFNPIVRRLPYMTATTSKGCPGKCTFCTAPVFDGHRVRFQSAGYVLGLMRYLASKGFREVYFRDDTFFVHKRRDHEIFKGILAEKLDLTWLANARVSGIDPETMELARKSGCHTIKFGIESGSQEILDGMRKGYRIPEARTIFQAARRMGMNTHAHVMLGNPGDTRETIEATIEFVKELSPTTATFGICTPYPGTPLFESVAAKHPEIRDGSTSDLSKLHVEGIFNELYCSVPGSELQGLVRKAYKRFYLRPGYLLDLTARQVRSLDDLKRCLIAGTRVLDFVFRGA; this is encoded by the coding sequence ATGGCTGATGCGCGCAGGCTGCGCGCCCTGGTGCTCAATCCCATGACCCAGGCCGCCAAGAACGTGGTGCGCGACGTGCTCTACGGCTGCTGGTGCGCGGGCAAGCGCATCGGAGGGGCCTCGGTGCCGCCGTTCCCGCTCATCCAGCTGGCCACCATCCTCAGGCAGGACGGCCGCGACGCCGTGTTCCTGGACGCCCAGGCCGAGCAGAAAGGCCCCGAGACGGTGGCCGCCCTGGTGCGCGATTTCGACGTGGTGCTCTGCTCCACCTCCACCATGAGCTTCACCGAGGACGCCGCGTACCTCTCGCGCCTCAAGGCCGCCAACCCGGCCCTGACCACCGTGGTCTTCGGCTCGCACCCCACCTTCATGCCCCACTACGCCCTGGCCGCCCCGGGCGTGGACTACATCATCCGCCGCGAGCCCGAATTCGCCGCGCGCGACCTCTGCCGCGCCCTGGCCGGCGAAGGCGACCCCGCCGCCGTCCCCGGCACGGGCCACCGCGACGCCTCCGGCCAACCCGTGGTCAACGAAGACTACCCCTTCATCGAAGACCTGGACGCCCTGCCCTACCCCGACGTGGACTTCCTCCCCCCGGGCATCCACTACTTCAACCCCATCGTGCGCCGCCTGCCCTACATGACGGCCACCACCTCCAAGGGCTGCCCCGGCAAGTGCACCTTCTGCACCGCACCGGTGTTCGACGGCCACAGGGTGCGCTTCCAGTCCGCGGGCTACGTGCTGGGGCTCATGCGCTACCTCGCCTCCAAGGGCTTCCGCGAGGTCTATTTCCGCGACGACACCTTCTTCGTGCACAAGCGCCGCGACCACGAAATCTTCAAGGGCATCCTGGCCGAAAAGCTCGACCTCACCTGGCTGGCCAACGCCCGCGTCTCGGGCATCGACCCCGAAACCATGGAACTGGCCCGCAAGAGCGGCTGCCACACCATCAAGTTCGGCATCGAGTCCGGCAGCCAGGAGATCCTGGACGGCATGCGCAAGGGCTACCGCATCCCCGAGGCCCGGACCATCTTCCAGGCCGCCCGCCGCATGGGCATGAACACCCACGCCCACGTGATGCTCGGCAACCCCGGCGACACCCGCGAAACCATCGAGGCCACCATCGAGTTCGTGAAGGAGCTCTCGCCCACCACGGCCACCTTCGGCATCTGCACGCCCTACCCGGGCACGCCGCTCTTCGAGTCCGTGGCCGCGAAACACCCGGAGATCCGCGACGGCTCCACGTCGGACCTCTCCAAGCTCCACGTGGAGGGCATCTTCAACGAGCTCTACTGCTCCGTGCCCGGCTCGGAGCTCCAGGGTCTGGTGCGCAAGGCCTACAAGCGCTTCTACCTGCGCCCGGGCTACCTGCTGGACCTGACGGCCCGCCAGGTGCGCTCCCTGGACGACCTCAAACGCTGCCTCATCGCCGGAACCCGGGTGCTGGACTTCGTGTTCCGGGGCGCGTAA
- a CDS encoding radical SAM protein: MRRKHLDVLKKRLLALDLPWFADQARKLLGVPASYYLRRPLCPPVFGGMVVTYRCNETCPMCNVRKKADPSREMDTPAMLDLAGQMADLGVSGVSITGGEPLVRADVFEIVERLKNRGVPVSMSTNGVRLADPVTARALVECGIDSVAVSLDGDTPEEHDRSRGRKGAFEKTLQGVRNLLEARNARPGARPLLVTLAVVLSRANAARFENILTLAKSLGVDNVSLNPLHDTFQGEPTEDPGLYFAPDDADLDALPDRLLELRARHGLMDSSRAYISHLGRFFRTGTMPGRCYAPYFSLYVDCHGDILPCGGHFYENRIAFNLQGRTLAQAWRSPEMQAVRDRLRNCRACYYSCMAELNLTYARFP; encoded by the coding sequence ATGCGAAGAAAACACCTCGACGTCCTGAAAAAACGCCTCCTGGCCCTGGACCTGCCCTGGTTCGCCGATCAGGCGCGCAAGCTGCTGGGGGTTCCGGCGTCCTATTACCTGCGCCGCCCCCTGTGCCCTCCGGTGTTCGGCGGCATGGTGGTCACCTACCGCTGCAACGAAACCTGCCCTATGTGCAACGTGCGCAAGAAGGCGGACCCCTCGCGCGAGATGGACACCCCCGCGATGCTCGACCTGGCCGGACAGATGGCCGACCTTGGCGTCTCAGGCGTCTCCATCACCGGCGGCGAGCCCCTGGTGCGCGCCGACGTGTTCGAGATCGTGGAGCGGCTCAAGAACCGGGGCGTGCCCGTGTCCATGTCCACCAACGGCGTGCGCCTGGCCGACCCCGTCACGGCCCGCGCCCTGGTGGAATGCGGCATCGACTCCGTGGCCGTCTCCCTGGACGGCGACACCCCCGAGGAGCACGACCGCTCCCGGGGGCGCAAGGGCGCTTTCGAGAAGACCCTCCAGGGAGTGCGCAATCTCCTGGAGGCCCGCAATGCCCGCCCCGGGGCTCGCCCCCTGCTGGTCACCCTGGCCGTGGTGCTTTCCCGGGCCAACGCCGCGCGCTTCGAAAACATCCTGACCCTGGCCAAGTCCCTGGGCGTGGACAACGTGAGCCTCAACCCCCTCCACGACACCTTCCAAGGTGAGCCCACCGAAGACCCGGGCCTCTACTTCGCCCCCGACGACGCGGACCTGGACGCCCTCCCCGACCGGCTCCTGGAACTGCGCGCACGCCACGGCCTCATGGACAGCTCCCGGGCCTACATCTCCCACCTGGGCCGATTCTTCCGCACCGGGACCATGCCCGGGCGCTGCTACGCCCCCTATTTCTCCCTCTACGTGGACTGCCACGGCGACATCCTGCCCTGCGGCGGCCACTTCTACGAGAACCGAATCGCCTTCAACCTTCAGGGACGCACCCTGGCACAGGCCTGGCGCTCCCCGGAAATGCAGGCCGTCCGTGACCGCCTGCGTAACTGTCGCGCTTGTTACTACTCATGCATGGCGGAATTGAACCTCACCTATGCCCGCTTCCCCTGA